A window of candidate division WOR-3 bacterium genomic DNA:
TCGCCGGCGATTTTGACATTCCAGACTTCTTTGCCGGTCTTCAACTTCATACAGGCGAGATGGTGGAAGCCGTCGTTACCGGGATATGCCATGTATACATTTTTATCATCCACGGCAGGTTGACTCATCAATGGGTCGCCCAGCCATTTTTCCCACACCTTTTCACCGGTCTTTGCCTTAAGAACATAGATGATACAGGATTCCGTATTAAAAACCACATAGCCGTTTTTTACGACCGCGGCGGTCGGTCCGTCATCGCCGGTCTTGAACATCCAGGCGAGTTCACCGGTCTTTGCCTTGAGTGCATAGAATTCATAGCTGCCGTATCCGCCGCCGACAAAGATCAAACCGTCTTCATATGCTACAGTAGCAAGGGGGCGGCTGCCGGGAATCAAAACCTTCCAGCCTTTTCTGCCTGAAGGGAAAGAGACTTCTTCAGCAATTAGTTCTGTCTCCGACCTCAACCTGGGAATAAGCAGTTCATCCTGAGCCGTCATCTTTTCTTCTGACGCCGGTGCGGCACGTTGTTTTGCCTTTGGTACGTCCTCAATCTGCGACAGCCCGAAACAGAGGAGGAGTACCATAAAAGTAATCAGACGTTTGACCATTATTTCCTCCTTTATTTACAAATACAGTGACAAATAGATTATATTCCTGAAATGCACAAAAGCAAGGATAAAATATTATTGACGATCCAGTGCTTTTGAATACAATAGGAGCATAAAGGGTTTTTTCAGGGTTATTTTATTGTCAAGATAAGAAAGGTATAAATCTGGAGGTTTTATGAGTACCATACTGCTGGTCTTTCTGCTTTACCTTGTCGGTATGATAATCGTTGGCCTGATAACCGCCCGCCTTGCTTCAAAATCTCTGGATGATTTTATCCTGGGCGGCAGAAAGATGTGGACTCCGGTCATCGCCCTTTCAGAAAAAGGAACAGATATGTCCGCCTGGCTATTGATCGGGCTTCCAGGTCAGGCATTCAAGATGGGCCTGGGTGCAATCTGGGCCGGCATCGGAGTCTGGTTGGGAAGCATGTTCAACTGGCTGGTCATTGCAACTCCGTTGCGCAGACTTGCGGGCAAATACAACGCCCTGACACTTCCCGATTATTTTGAATCCCGATTCAATGATGAATCACATCTTCTACGGATAACTTCCTCTGTTCTGATTGTCTTCTTCTTCACCCTTTATGTATCGGCTCAGGTCGTCGGCGCCGGAAAGATCCTTGCCGCGACATTCAATATCCATCAAGTCGTGGGAATGGTGATCGGTTTGAGTATTATCCTCTTTTATACAATGATGGGCGGATTTATCGCTGAATCATGGACCGACTTTTTTCAGGGATTGATTATGGCGGTGGCGATCGTCGTGCTCTGTATTCTCGGAGTTGTCGCTGCTGGAGGGCTCGGGAATATCATGCTTCATATAAAGGGCATTGATCCCGAGGCGGCGATTGTATCCGCCGGTAAGAGCGGAACTGCACTGTGGCTCGGTCTTATTCTCGGCGGTCTGGCGATCGGATTCGGTTATGCAGGTCAGCCCCATATCGTAATGCGTTATATGGCGTTGCAGGATGTTAAAGAGGTCAAAAAGGCGACGATTATCGCAATGACCTGGACAACAATTACGGTTGCCGGCGCGATTTTTTTGGGATTCATCGCGATTCCGTTTCTAAGGGGAGAGATCACCGACCCGGAACACGTTACCCTTGCTTTTGCAGCGAAGATCCTGCCGGGATGGCTTGTCGGTTTTGTCCTTGCAGCAGCGACTGCAGCAATGATGTCGACTGTGGATTCCCAGCTTCTTGTAGCCGCCTCGGCGGTTACTGAAGATATTTACCGCAAGCTGATCAATCCTGACGCCTCGCAGAAATACCTTGTGAAACTGGCGAGAATCTTCACAGTGGTGATTTCTGTGGTGGCATTTATTTTAGGACTTTTCGCCAAACAACTGGTTTACTGGTTGGTCCTGTATGCCTGGGGTGGTCTGGCGGCGACTTTCGGTCCACCTTTGATCCTTTCCCTGTTATGGAAAAGGACGACAAAGATAGGTGCATTTGTCGGAATGGTGGTTGGTGCGGTGACCATTGTGGTGTGGTATAATGTGCCGGCGCTCAAAAATTTTCTCTATGAACTTATCCCGGGGTTTATATTATCATTCTTAGCTACCTGGCTGGTGAGTTTCTTTACGCAGAAATCAAATATCCGATCAGAACTCAGCAGCGACGCGGGATAGAGAGATTTAGTCGAGCAATACTACTTGTTTCGGGGCGAGCCGTTTAAGAGGATGTACGACCCCTGGTCAGAAAACATGCGGCGGGTGATATTGAATAAACTTGAAACCGAGGCAGTGCACTTTGCAAAGAGATGTTTGGCGTACAAAGATAAAAAGAGCGCCGAAAGAGCTCTTAAAAAGGTATTGCGGATCATCCCCGGCTCAGAAGAGGTTGCTGGAACACCTGGGAATTTGTAGTATCTCTTTGGGGACTTACAATCCAATAAATATTTGGGCATCCGGTGTTTTATGCCGGATGCCCTGTTTACTATATCTTAACTACTTTCCGACTGATTTTCCCTTCAATTTTAATGAAATAGATGCCGGGTTTTATCTTATTAGCATTAATTGCTCGACCGGAGATATCGTATACTTTGCACTTTTTACCTTCTGGAAGCTGTAAAGACCCGTAGATGACCGTTGCACTGTTCCAATCTTGCAAAGGTGTAGTAATCTCTTCTTCAATGCCAATAGGGGCATAGTAGACAATCAGCCTTGGGATCTGAGAACCATGCTCATGGGGATAGAAGAAGACCCACTCGTCCCAAAGGCCGACATACAAACTGTCATTTGAGTCATGGGGCATGAATCCCCATGGAACCACCGAGGTCATATCATCGGGGTCCTTCATCTTAATGGTGCAGAATGTATGTGAGACCTCGTAATCCCGGTTAAAGATGTCCGTCAGGTCAACCGACCTTGCCCAACCAAGATCGACACCAAAACCTGAAGCCTGGTGGGTCGAATCAGAGGTTGGAATCTGCCAAATTATGTGAGCTGAATCATTCTCAGTCCAGGTTTGAGAGTTGACATTCCAGTAGATTACATCAGCATCCCAAAGATAACCTACCTGCCAGACATAACACTCAAGAATCACCGAATCGATCTGTGCGTTTGATGGGATCGAGGAGATGTCAAATTTTAAGAATGGATTTCCACCCTCACCACCGCCATAGCTAACAACGTAGACATCCTCCACTGGGTTTAGGGTGTCAACATCGGCCTGAAGCATTACTACTAATCCTAACAAAACTAAAAATTTCATAATTCCTCCTTTCTTTACCTTGATGTAGATCATACTTAGGCTTGATAAAAGCCTATTGGCAACTTTTTACAGTTTAGTTTTTCCTAAACTTTTTCATTTCAATAGTAGCACCTTTGCAGTATAACTTTGCTTTGATGTTGTTAAGCGAACAAAGTAGACGCCAGTAGATAATTTACAACCAGAATCATCAGTTCCATCCCAATGGATGTGCTTAGGACGTTGAGCGTCGAGCAGAGGGCAAGAAAAATGCTTAACCAACCGACCTGCAGCATCATAAGCCTGTAACGAAATATTGTTCGTCTTATCTGTATCTGCTATCTGATATCTGATTTCTGTCATCCGTTTAAATGGATTCGGATACAACTTCAACGTTGTCTTCAATGGTAGACCACTTAAACCCGCGTCTTCCTTAACACCTATGATAGAGCATTGAAAAACACGAATGCCGGTTCTGGAATTAGCGGTATAGATTAGTGAATCAAGAACAAAGCAGTGTAGCATTTCATCCCATCCACCAGTGTTTGGATTGTAAAAGCCAACCTCCAATGGAGTGGTTGGGTCAGAAACATCAATTACCCGTATGCCTGAAGAAAAACATGTGACATAAGCTAAATTACCTTTAACTCTTACACTCGATGCCGAACTGGGTGTACTGCAAGACCCAACTTCATAAGGTGATGTTGGGTCGGCAACGCTGATGATTTTTAGATATCCATCAAATGCAGAAACGTAAGCTAATGTGTCCACTACATCAATCCCAGATGCTTGGATTGCAGAATAAAATCCAATTTCGACCGGGTTTGTGGGGGTAGCACAGCTAACTATTCTAAGTCCCGCGTGATCTGCGAGATATGCCAAGGTGTCTATGACACGAACTCTCCATGTACTGCCAGTGGTCGTCCATAAACCAATCTGATTCGGAGAAGTCGGGTCGGAAACATTTATGATTCGTAGACCATCAGTTCGACAGGTAACGTATGCAAGGCTGTCTTTAATATCCACGTTATAAGCAAAAGCAGGATATTTACCAAGTTTGTTCGGATTTGTGGGATCTGATACATCGATACACTGAAATCCGCCACAATCATAATAAGGACAGTAATAACCACAAACATAAGCGATATCATCAATGACATATACGCCATACACGGATTGATCAGTTGTGTCTTGATAGGTACTGATTACCTGTGGGGATGTTAAATCTGCAAAATTCACTATTTCCATGCCTTTTGTAAGACTAGCAACATAAGCAAGTGTATCAGAGACCCAGAGACCTTCAGTTCTGAAGCCTGTGACATAGCCTCCGATTTCAATAGGTGAAGTAGGGTTGGCAACGTTGATTATCCGTACTCCCTGATATCCCGTGCCACAGGCAAGCAAGTCGCCAGTCTTATGGACCCATCTCACTCCTGCCGCCCTATTTATTGTGCAGAATCCCACAACTGTAGGATTCTGCAAGTCAGCACAGTTTAGAACCGCCACGCCGTCTCCTTCAGCCACATAGGCAAGAGTGTCTTCAACGAAGACATCGTGTACATAGTTGCTTCCCCAGTTACTTAACTCAATCGGATTAGTTGGATCAGAAATGTCAAATATCCTCACACCACCGTCCACAACATATGCTACGCTGTCTTGAACATAAATACCGTCAGTATAAAAATCATTGGGAATGTTCCCAATTTGTATAGGGTTTGTTGGGTCACTCACATTTAGGATCACTGTCCCATCATATGATGAAGCCATGTAGGCAATTGTATCTTTCACATGGACATCCCAATCCTGCTCAGAGGTCATAAAGGAACCAATTTCATACGGTGCCGCTGGATTGGCAATATTGACGATTCGCAAGCCATCCGAGATGGGATTTACATTTGCAAGATACGCTAAAGTGTCTTTTATATAAACACCCATGGCACTTGCACCACTGGCGCACTGACCAACTCTTTTGGGGTTCATGGGGTCAGCTACATTTATTATC
This region includes:
- a CDS encoding sodium/proline symporter translates to MSTILLVFLLYLVGMIIVGLITARLASKSLDDFILGGRKMWTPVIALSEKGTDMSAWLLIGLPGQAFKMGLGAIWAGIGVWLGSMFNWLVIATPLRRLAGKYNALTLPDYFESRFNDESHLLRITSSVLIVFFFTLYVSAQVVGAGKILAATFNIHQVVGMVIGLSIILFYTMMGGFIAESWTDFFQGLIMAVAIVVLCILGVVAAGGLGNIMLHIKGIDPEAAIVSAGKSGTALWLGLILGGLAIGFGYAGQPHIVMRYMALQDVKEVKKATIIAMTWTTITVAGAIFLGFIAIPFLRGEITDPEHVTLAFAAKILPGWLVGFVLAAATAAMMSTVDSQLLVAASAVTEDIYRKLINPDASQKYLVKLARIFTVVISVVAFILGLFAKQLVYWLVLYAWGGLAATFGPPLILSLLWKRTTKIGAFVGMVVGAVTIVVWYNVPALKNFLYELIPGFILSFLATWLVSFFTQKSNIRSELSSDAG
- a CDS encoding T9SS type A sorting domain-containing protein, with the protein product MKFLVLLGLVVMLQADVDTLNPVEDVYVVSYGGGEGGNPFLKFDISSIPSNAQIDSVILECYVWQVGYLWDADVIYWNVNSQTWTENDSAHIIWQIPTSDSTHQASGFGVDLGWARSVDLTDIFNRDYEVSHTFCTIKMKDPDDMTSVVPWGFMPHDSNDSLYVGLWDEWVFFYPHEHGSQIPRLIVYYAPIGIEEEITTPLQDWNSATVIYGSLQLPEGKKCKVYDISGRAINANKIKPGIYFIKIEGKISRKVVKI
- a CDS encoding T9SS type A sorting domain-containing protein, with translation MKSGNIMVRGFVILTTLLVAHSFSATQMWDIPCHVSQYKNSKMQRGECEYGAGELTDTQTISFPIVGQAMKEEKTSLTRADSLNMYMKGRALFGIAEHAIISGNYAYTPAGHSLVVVDISTPGSETVVGYYDTEVWVSDIYLVDTLIYIANSKNGLQIINVADPMNPKRVGQCASGASAMGVYIKDTLAYLANVNPISDGLRIVNIANPAAPYEIGSFMTSEQDWDVHVKDTIAYMASSYDGTVILNVSDPTNPIQIGNIPNDFYTDGIYVQDSVAYVVDGGVRIFDISDPTNPIELSNWGSNYVHDVFVEDTLAYVAEGDGVAVLNCADLQNPTVVGFCTINRAAGVRWVHKTGDLLACGTGYQGVRIINVANPTSPIEIGGYVTGFRTEGLWVSDTLAYVASLTKGMEIVNFADLTSPQVISTYQDTTDQSVYGVYVIDDIAYVCGYYCPYYDCGGFQCIDVSDPTNPNKLGKYPAFAYNVDIKDSLAYVTCRTDGLRIINVSDPTSPNQIGLWTTTGSTWRVRVIDTLAYLADHAGLRIVSCATPTNPVEIGFYSAIQASGIDVVDTLAYVSAFDGYLKIISVADPTSPYEVGSCSTPSSASSVRVKGNLAYVTCFSSGIRVIDVSDPTTPLEVGFYNPNTGGWDEMLHCFVLDSLIYTANSRTGIRVFQCSIIGVKEDAGLSGLPLKTTLKLYPNPFKRMTEIRYQIADTDKTNNISLQAYDAAGRLVKHFSCPLLDAQRPKHIHWDGTDDSGCKLSTGVYFVRLTTSKQSYTAKVLLLK